One window of Komagataeibacter xylinus genomic DNA carries:
- a CDS encoding replication initiator protein A yields MKLLISPPYNLTLHRVPQPDRLLERALYRIARKHAGQQRGGWICRVEVLHEKTGSDAQPKEFNRMLRKIIEADQLPDYTMSLTQTVEGTPAVMFQLRGIEAATELHRKLEKERERVEADRRRAEEVDGLMDRLSRGRPR; encoded by the coding sequence ATGAAGCTGCTCATCTCACCACCTTACAACCTTACCCTTCACAGGGTACCCCAACCCGACAGGCTGCTAGAGCGGGCCCTCTATCGGATCGCACGTAAACATGCTGGTCAGCAGAGAGGTGGGTGGATATGCCGTGTCGAGGTGCTGCATGAAAAAACAGGTAGCGATGCGCAGCCTAAAGAATTTAATCGTATGCTGCGGAAGATCATCGAAGCAGACCAACTTCCTGATTACACTATGTCGTTGACTCAGACTGTTGAAGGTACACCGGCAGTGATGTTTCAGTTGCGAGGTATTGAGGCAGCGACTGAGCTGCATAGGAAGCTCGAAAAAGAAAGAGAGCGCGTAGAAGCAGATCGTCGGCGTGCTGAAGAGGTGGATGGGTTGATGGATCGTTTGTCACGAGGGCGGCCTCGTTAA
- a CDS encoding IS1182 family transposase — translation MSSFIPFDRSQPYLLPPDLKSWLPADDMAHFVVAAVERVPMSAFCVPVRTGGKAQYHPRLMLALLIFSYANGLFSSRRIERATYRDIGVRFVAANLHPDHDTIATFRRTNRTAIEAAFAQVLLLARETGLLRLGVVSIDGTKIDADASKYRSVRYDRIKALREQLAVDIAELMEQAEQADTTDTDPQALPEELARRETLKAKLDEACARLEADAKAQAEAARPAYEKKKAMYDAKTGRRGRAPKPPDDEPPPDRQISLTDPDSRLMRRSDAHEFRQAYNAQAVVCAEGSQLIVTTDVVATSADAPSFASTVLSMENTIGLPKTVLADTGYASGQAVRDLRKKGIDPLVAIGRPCARRPYDFRPPPENREPRRITEPWRLAMKKKLETTKAGNIYRLRKQTVEPVFGIIKSIMGFRRFSLRGLAKVTTEWTLVALAYNCKRMARLQAA, via the coding sequence ATGAGCAGCTTCATCCCGTTTGACCGATCCCAGCCGTATCTTCTGCCTCCTGATCTGAAGTCGTGGCTTCCGGCTGACGATATGGCGCATTTCGTTGTCGCAGCCGTTGAGCGGGTTCCGATGAGTGCGTTCTGCGTGCCAGTACGCACGGGTGGCAAGGCACAGTACCATCCGCGCCTGATGTTGGCCCTTCTGATCTTCAGCTATGCGAACGGGTTGTTTTCCTCACGCCGGATCGAGCGGGCGACATATCGCGATATCGGGGTGCGCTTCGTGGCGGCGAACCTGCATCCGGATCATGATACGATTGCGACCTTCCGCCGGACGAACCGGACAGCCATTGAAGCTGCATTTGCGCAGGTCCTGCTTCTGGCGCGCGAGACGGGTCTGCTGCGTCTGGGTGTAGTATCGATTGACGGCACGAAAATCGATGCCGACGCATCGAAATACCGTTCGGTGCGCTACGACCGGATCAAGGCGCTGCGCGAACAGCTGGCAGTAGATATCGCGGAATTGATGGAGCAGGCGGAGCAGGCTGACACCACGGACACGGATCCGCAGGCCCTGCCAGAAGAGCTTGCCCGACGGGAAACACTGAAAGCGAAGCTGGACGAAGCCTGCGCCCGGCTGGAAGCAGATGCGAAGGCGCAGGCCGAGGCGGCGCGACCGGCATACGAGAAAAAGAAGGCGATGTATGACGCAAAAACAGGGCGTCGCGGTCGGGCGCCGAAACCGCCGGATGATGAACCACCACCCGACCGGCAGATCAGTCTGACCGATCCCGACAGCCGCCTCATGCGGCGTTCGGACGCCCACGAGTTCCGGCAGGCTTACAATGCCCAGGCCGTGGTCTGCGCCGAAGGCAGTCAGTTGATCGTGACAACCGACGTTGTCGCCACGTCAGCGGACGCGCCATCCTTTGCCAGCACCGTGCTGTCGATGGAAAACACGATCGGTCTCCCAAAGACAGTGCTTGCCGACACCGGTTACGCCAGCGGGCAGGCGGTCCGGGACCTGCGGAAAAAAGGCATTGATCCGCTGGTCGCCATCGGACGGCCCTGTGCCCGCAGGCCTTATGACTTCCGACCACCTCCTGAAAACAGGGAACCACGCCGGATCACCGAACCCTGGCGGCTTGCCATGAAGAAAAAACTGGAAACCACAAAAGCCGGAAATATTTACAGACTACGAAAACAGACCGTTGAACCGGTCTTTGGAATTATCAAAAGCATCATGGGCTTCAGAAGATTCAGTCTGCGTGGCCTTGCAAAAGTCACGACTGAATGGACCCTCGTCGCTCTCGCATACAACTGCAAAAGAATGGCACGGCTTCAGGCAGCATAA